Proteins from one Panulirus ornatus isolate Po-2019 chromosome 28, ASM3632096v1, whole genome shotgun sequence genomic window:
- the LOC139757916 gene encoding uncharacterized protein, with protein MIIDHLVKLNKEFCNDLATPLTTIINASPKQPKCCTSWKTACVTPLPKSTNPESLNSLRPVAITLTPSLICESLEFDRSYVDITDSVDPQQCGNMKSSSATHCLVKPLDSICRNLEKRQTSVADFTATLDVVNHIIIIIIKKLVHLGLRARASRLMADDGPLDRATPSRPQPHRSHYP; from the coding sequence ATGATCATAGATCATCTAGTGAAACTGAACAAGGAATTCTGCAATGACTTAGCTACACCGCTGACCACTATAATTAATGCTTCACCCAAACAACCTAAATGTTGCACATCTTGGAAGACAGCATGTGTCACTCCACTACCCAAATCCACCAACCCAGAGTCTCTTAACAGCTTACGACCTGTTGCAATCACTCTAACCCCCAGTCTGATTTGTGAAAGTCTTGAGTTTGACAGGTCCTATGTTGACATTACTGACTCAGTAGACCCTCAGCAGTgtggaaacatgaagtcttcctccgCTACCCATTGCCTTGTCAAACCCCTGGACTCCATTTGCCGTAACTTGGAGAAGCGCCAGACCTCGGTGGCAGATTTCACTGCAACTCTCGACGTGgtcaaccacatcatcatcatcatcataaagaaaCTCGTCCACCTGGGACTACGGGCGAGGGCGTCTCGTCTCATGGCTGACGACGGACCTCTTGACCGGGCGACACCAAGCCGTCCACAGCCACATAGGAGTCACTACCCCTAA